From Macaca fascicularis isolate 582-1 chromosome 14, T2T-MFA8v1.1, a single genomic window includes:
- the CFAP68 gene encoding cilia- and flagella-associated protein 68 isoform X2, which translates to MAASQCLCCSKFLLQRQNLACFLTNPHCGSIINADGHGEVWTDWNNMSKFFQYGWRCTTNENAYSNRTLMGNWNQERYDLRNIVQPKPLPSQDLSESLTVSQDINLNWILPDTNAQKSQLT; encoded by the exons ATGGCTGCCTCCCAGTGTCTCTGCTGCTCAAAATTTCTCCTCCAG AGACAGAACCTCGCCTGTTTCCTCACAAACCCACATTGTGGCAGCATCATTAATGCAGATGGCCATGGTGAAGTGTGGACAGATTGGAATAATATGTCCAAGTTTTTCCAGTATGGATGGAGATGCACCACTAATGAGAATGCCTATTCGAACCGTACCCTGATGGGCAACTGGAACCAGGAAAGATATGACCTGAGGAATATCGTGCAGCCCAAACCCTTGCCTTCCCAG GATTTAAGCGAGAGCCTCACTGTTTCCCAGGACATCAACCTGAACTGGATCCTCCCCGATACAAATGCACAGAAAAGTCAACTTACATGA
- the CFAP68 gene encoding cilia- and flagella-associated protein 68 isoform X1: MAASQCLCCSKFLLQRQNLACFLTNPHCGSIINADGHGEVWTDWNNMSKFFQYGWRCTTNENAYSNRTLMGNWNQERYDLRNIVQPKPLPSQFGHYFETTYDTSYNNKMPLSTHRFKREPHCFPGHQPELDPPRYKCTEKSTYMNSYSKS, from the exons ATGGCTGCCTCCCAGTGTCTCTGCTGCTCAAAATTTCTCCTCCAG AGACAGAACCTCGCCTGTTTCCTCACAAACCCACATTGTGGCAGCATCATTAATGCAGATGGCCATGGTGAAGTGTGGACAGATTGGAATAATATGTCCAAGTTTTTCCAGTATGGATGGAGATGCACCACTAATGAGAATGCCTATTCGAACCGTACCCTGATGGGCAACTGGAACCAGGAAAGATATGACCTGAGGAATATCGTGCAGCCCAAACCCTTGCCTTCCCAG TTTGGACACTACTTTGAAACAACATATGATACAAGCTACAACAACAAAATGCCACTTTCAACGCATA GATTTAAGCGAGAGCCTCACTGTTTCCCAGGACATCAACCTGAACTGGATCCTCCCCGATACAAATGCACAGAAAAGTCAACTTACATGAATAGCTATTCAAAATCTTAA